The following proteins come from a genomic window of Ictalurus furcatus strain D&B chromosome 12, Billie_1.0, whole genome shotgun sequence:
- the phactr4a gene encoding phosphatase and actin regulator 4A isoform X1 → MSRYLSAAAILEWKDKIADSMDEENHAVDQENISGQKKIKGAKNSQFANDDDVDNQQNSTIGNDNPSSGRDTPPSKQKGKFSNLGKIFKPWKWRKKKESSEKFKETSEVLERKISLRRPRQELIDKGVLKEISENESNNVKAPSVKNGHTLPVSGDQGSEAGSEVKSRPHGEERKSLLAPEPERRSRIPSDVTRNRQPLDVDARTRIPSDSEKRERDDARHRERRDENRERRDERDERGRRDDKEDREKRDRREERDSRADWREERERKDRREERRDVRVDKDGKVDRDQKRDDRDEREKREDRERKDIKERRDDHNKKEEPLRRDDRERRPESERRDDRERKDDKVRREDRERNRDDIARKAGRKLELPKLIRPQSEMDMRSSSSDVGQKIRPVSEIDHRSTLPRYSHTQDDPRARTGSVGVRFTPAPESKEQQPPPKQAILPPKWLMSSTESGQASSSSSSSSSSLSSSSSSSAPPIAKPPPRTASLLVDDSSRQSSVPVVSIRNQDNPPVVPDHSAPPAPAPAHTPAPAAAAPTPAPAAPPTTSDAPVPAKMPPVPPPKPTNRNSTLILQVTTLPRHANSQTPLHWTSRRWQTEHGAYPCLPSYLCRPQPYPDVPPPLVVSNPVPSKRSPPIPPARMTPVTKRNLGDPSSNQAEPPARSSSPNPPPSQSEDSKHPSSTAGTVSPPPSHIPPSPPGITVEPSSPTTEPPSHPPSIPLHILIQRALNSPGPVEPNPDGNHRAHSMLFEMPPEVTEVETSGRHSLPVTIEPLRLPEDDDFDMEEELQKLHPPPRQELEAGSRWGFVGDPMVIFEDSDSEQEEDNDSDGPILYRDDADEDDEEDVPLTGLAGKVKRKDTLALKLEKQQEREEKQGQENSTWRNREQWEAMRNKIGTTLTRRLSQRPTPEELEQRNILQAKNEADRRAERSEIKRRLTRKLSQRPTVAELQARKILRFHEYVECTHAEDYDRRADKPWTKLTPADKAAIRKELNEFKSSEMDVHEDSRMYTRFHRP, encoded by the exons gacaaaagaaaataaaaggtgCCAAGAATTCTCAATTTGCTAACG ATGATGACGTTGACAACCAGCAGAACAGCACGATAGGGAATGACAACCCAAGCTCTGGCAGAGACACGCCTCCGTCCAAACAGAAGGGGAAGTTCTCCAACCTGGGTAAGATCTTCAAGCCCTGGaaatggaggaagaagaaggaaagcAGCGAGAAGTTCAAGGAGACGTCGGAGG TCCTGGAGAGGAAAATTTCATTGAGGAGACCCCGGCAGGAGCTGATAGACAAAGGAGTACTAAAGGAAATCTCTGAGAATG AGAGTAATAATGTGAAAGCTCCCTCAGTAAAGAATGGCCACACGCTGCCTGTATCCGGGGACCAGGGGTCAGAAGCAGGGTCAGAGGTCAAGAGCAGGCCACACGGCGAGGAACGAAAGAGCTTATTGGCACCCGAGCCTGAGCGGCGAAGCCGGATACCGTCAGATGTGACCCGTAACCGGCAGCCTCTGGACGTGGATGCCCGCACACGCATCCCATCAGACTCCGAGAAACGAGAGCGAGACGATGCAAGACACCGCGAACGGAGGGATGAGAACAGAGAACGCAGGGACGAGAGAGACGAACGCGGGAGAAGGGATGACAAAGAGGACCGGGAGAAGCGAGATAGGCGAGAGGAGCGGGATTCGAGAGCAGATTGGCGAGAAGAAAGAGAACGGAAGgacaggagagaagagagacgaGACGTCAGAGTAGATAAAGACGGGAAAGTGGACAGGGACCAAAAACGGGATGACCGGGATGAAAGAGAAAAGCGAGAGGACAGGGAAAGGAAAGATATAAAAGAGCGAAGGGATGATCACAACAAAAAGGAAGAACCTCTTCGCCGCGACGATAGAGAGAGGAGGCCTGAAAGCGAGAGGAGGGATGACAGAGAAAGGAAAGATGACAAGGTGAGAAGGGAGGAccgagaaagaaacagagatgaCATTGCGAGGAAAGCCGGGAGGAAGCTTGAGCTGCCAAAGCTGATCAGGCCTCAATCTGAGATGGATATGAGAAGCAGTTCGTCTGACGTGGGCCAGAAAATCCGGCCTGTCTCTGAAATTGACCACAGGAGCACACTGCCGCGatattcacacactcaggaTGACCCCAGGGCACGCACAG GCTCTGTGGGCGTGCGCTTCACTCCTGCCCCTGAGTCAAAGGAGCAGCAGCCTCCACCCAAACAGGCCATACTTCCCCCAAAATGGCTGATGTCCTCCACCGAATCTGGTCAggcctcatcatcatcctcctcctcctcctcctcactatcgtcatcctcctcatcctcagctCCACCCATTGCTAAGCCCCCTCCTCGCACTGCCTCTCTATTGGTGGATGACTCGTCTCGTCAGAGTTCTGTACCCGTGGTTTCAATAAGAAACCAGGACAACCCGCCTGTTGTTCCGGATCATTCTGCCCCTCCCGCCCCTGCTCCTGCTCACActcctgctcctgctgctgctgctcccaCACCTGCTCCTGCTGCACCTCCCACCACCTCTGATGCCCCTGTACCTGCTAAAATGCCACCTGTTCCCCCTCCCAAACCCACCAACCGTAATAGTACATTAATACTGCAAG TCACAACATTACCCAGGCATGCTAACTCTCAGACTCCTCTGCACTGGACCAGCAGGAGATGGCAGACTGAACATGGTGCTTACCCCTGTCTACCCAGCTATCTCTGTCGCCCCCAGCCTTATCCAG ATGTACCCCCGCCCCTGGTAGTCTCGAACCCAGTTCCTTCAAAGCGCTCTCCTCCGATTCCTCCTGCAAGGATGACGCCAGTCACTAAACGCAACTTGGGGGACCCCTCATCCAATCAGGCTGAGCCTCCTGCCAGAAGTTCTTCCCCCAACCCTCCCCCCTCCCAGTCAGAAGACAGCAAACACCCCAGCTCTACGGCTGGAACGGTCTCTCCACCACCTAGCCATATCCCTCCGTCTCCACCAGGTATTACTGTGGAGCCTTCGAGCCCCACCACTGAGCCTCCGAGCCATCCTCCATCCATACCTTTGCACATCCTGATCCAGCGTGCACTCAACAGCCCTGGCCCTGTAGAGCCCAACCCAGATGGCAATCATAGAGCTCACTCTATGCTGTTTGAGATGCCCCCAGAGGTCACAGAGGTCGAGACGAGTGGACGACATTCGCTTCCTGTCACCATCGAGCCGCTCAGACT GCCTGAGGATGATGATTTTGACATGGAGGAAGAGCTGCAAAAGCTGCACCCTCCTCCTCGGCAAGAGCTGGAGGCCGGGAGCAGGTGGGGATTTGTGGGAGACCCCATGGTTATCTTTGAGGACTCGGACAGTGAGCAAGAGGAGGATAACGACTCAGATGGACCTATTCTCTACAGAGATGATgctgatgaggatgatgaagaggatgTGCCCTTAA CTGGTCTGGCCGGCAAAGTGAAACGGAAGGACACTCTGGCTCTAAAGCTGGAGAAACAGCAGGAAAGAGAGGAGAAGCAGGGACAAGAGAACAGCACCTGGAGGAACCGGGAACAGTGGGAGGCCATGCGCAACAAGATTGGCACCACCCtcacacg GAGATTGAGTCAGAGACCAACACCAGAAGAACTTGAACAAAGAAACATTCTGCAAG CCAAGAATGAGGCAGACAGACGAGCTGAGAGAAGCGAGATCAAACGCAGACTTACAAGAAAG TTGTCTCAGAGGCCCACAGTAGCTGAGCTCCAGGCGAGAAAGATTCTACGCTTCCACGAGTATGTGGAGTGCACACACGCTGAAGACTATGACCGGCGTGCAGATAAACCCTGGACTAAACTTACACCTGCTGATAAG gcTGCCATCAGAAAGGAGCTGAATGAGTTTAAGAGTTCGGAGATGGACGTTCATGAGGACAGCAGGATGTACACCAG GTTTCATCGTCCTTAG
- the phactr4a gene encoding phosphatase and actin regulator 4A isoform X7: protein MSRYLSAAAILEWKDKIADSMDEENHAVDQENISGQKKIKGAKNSQFANDDDVDNQQNSTIGNDNPSSGRDTPPSKQKGKFSNLGKIFKPWKWRKKKESSEKFKETSEVLERKISLRRPRQELIDKGVLKEISENESNNVKAPSVKNGHTLPVSGDQGSEAGSEVKSRPHGEERKSLLAPEPERRSRIPSDVTRNRQPLDVDARTRIPSDSEKRERDDARHRERRDENRERRDERDERGRRDDKEDREKRDRREERDSRADWREERERKDRREERRDVRVDKDGKVDRDQKRDDRDEREKREDRERKDIKERRDDHNKKEEPLRRDDRERRPESERRDDRERKDDKVRREDRERNRDDIARKAGRKLELPKLIRPQSEMDMRSSSSDVGQKIRPVSEIDHRSTLPRYSHTQDDPRARTGSVGVRFTPAPESKEQQPPPKQAILPPKWLMSSTESGQASSSSSSSSSSLSSSSSSSAPPIAKPPPRTASLLVDDSSRQSSVPVVSIRNQDNPPVVPDHSAPPAPAPAHTPAPAAAAPTPAPAAPPTTSDAPVPAKMPPVPPPKPTNRNSTLILQDVPPPLVVSNPVPSKRSPPIPPARMTPVTKRNLGDPSSNQAEPPARSSSPNPPPSQSEDSKHPSSTAGTVSPPPSHIPPSPPGITVEPSSPTTEPPSHPPSIPLHILIQRALNSPGPVEPNPDGNHRAHSMLFEMPPEVTEVETSGRHSLPVTIEPLRLPEDDDFDMEEELQKLHPPPRQELEAGSRWGFVGDPMVIFEDSDSEQEEDNDSDGPILYRDDADEDDEEDVPLTGLAGKVKRKDTLALKLEKQQEREEKQGQENSTWRNREQWEAMRNKIGTTLTRRLSQRPTPEELEQRNILQAKNEADRRAERSEIKRRLTRKLSQRPTVAELQARKILRFHEYVECTHAEDYDRRADKPWTKLTPADKAAIRKELNEFKSSEMDVHEDSRMYTRFHRP from the exons gacaaaagaaaataaaaggtgCCAAGAATTCTCAATTTGCTAACG ATGATGACGTTGACAACCAGCAGAACAGCACGATAGGGAATGACAACCCAAGCTCTGGCAGAGACACGCCTCCGTCCAAACAGAAGGGGAAGTTCTCCAACCTGGGTAAGATCTTCAAGCCCTGGaaatggaggaagaagaaggaaagcAGCGAGAAGTTCAAGGAGACGTCGGAGG TCCTGGAGAGGAAAATTTCATTGAGGAGACCCCGGCAGGAGCTGATAGACAAAGGAGTACTAAAGGAAATCTCTGAGAATG AGAGTAATAATGTGAAAGCTCCCTCAGTAAAGAATGGCCACACGCTGCCTGTATCCGGGGACCAGGGGTCAGAAGCAGGGTCAGAGGTCAAGAGCAGGCCACACGGCGAGGAACGAAAGAGCTTATTGGCACCCGAGCCTGAGCGGCGAAGCCGGATACCGTCAGATGTGACCCGTAACCGGCAGCCTCTGGACGTGGATGCCCGCACACGCATCCCATCAGACTCCGAGAAACGAGAGCGAGACGATGCAAGACACCGCGAACGGAGGGATGAGAACAGAGAACGCAGGGACGAGAGAGACGAACGCGGGAGAAGGGATGACAAAGAGGACCGGGAGAAGCGAGATAGGCGAGAGGAGCGGGATTCGAGAGCAGATTGGCGAGAAGAAAGAGAACGGAAGgacaggagagaagagagacgaGACGTCAGAGTAGATAAAGACGGGAAAGTGGACAGGGACCAAAAACGGGATGACCGGGATGAAAGAGAAAAGCGAGAGGACAGGGAAAGGAAAGATATAAAAGAGCGAAGGGATGATCACAACAAAAAGGAAGAACCTCTTCGCCGCGACGATAGAGAGAGGAGGCCTGAAAGCGAGAGGAGGGATGACAGAGAAAGGAAAGATGACAAGGTGAGAAGGGAGGAccgagaaagaaacagagatgaCATTGCGAGGAAAGCCGGGAGGAAGCTTGAGCTGCCAAAGCTGATCAGGCCTCAATCTGAGATGGATATGAGAAGCAGTTCGTCTGACGTGGGCCAGAAAATCCGGCCTGTCTCTGAAATTGACCACAGGAGCACACTGCCGCGatattcacacactcaggaTGACCCCAGGGCACGCACAG GCTCTGTGGGCGTGCGCTTCACTCCTGCCCCTGAGTCAAAGGAGCAGCAGCCTCCACCCAAACAGGCCATACTTCCCCCAAAATGGCTGATGTCCTCCACCGAATCTGGTCAggcctcatcatcatcctcctcctcctcctcctcactatcgtcatcctcctcatcctcagctCCACCCATTGCTAAGCCCCCTCCTCGCACTGCCTCTCTATTGGTGGATGACTCGTCTCGTCAGAGTTCTGTACCCGTGGTTTCAATAAGAAACCAGGACAACCCGCCTGTTGTTCCGGATCATTCTGCCCCTCCCGCCCCTGCTCCTGCTCACActcctgctcctgctgctgctgctcccaCACCTGCTCCTGCTGCACCTCCCACCACCTCTGATGCCCCTGTACCTGCTAAAATGCCACCTGTTCCCCCTCCCAAACCCACCAACCGTAATAGTACATTAATACTGCAAG ATGTACCCCCGCCCCTGGTAGTCTCGAACCCAGTTCCTTCAAAGCGCTCTCCTCCGATTCCTCCTGCAAGGATGACGCCAGTCACTAAACGCAACTTGGGGGACCCCTCATCCAATCAGGCTGAGCCTCCTGCCAGAAGTTCTTCCCCCAACCCTCCCCCCTCCCAGTCAGAAGACAGCAAACACCCCAGCTCTACGGCTGGAACGGTCTCTCCACCACCTAGCCATATCCCTCCGTCTCCACCAGGTATTACTGTGGAGCCTTCGAGCCCCACCACTGAGCCTCCGAGCCATCCTCCATCCATACCTTTGCACATCCTGATCCAGCGTGCACTCAACAGCCCTGGCCCTGTAGAGCCCAACCCAGATGGCAATCATAGAGCTCACTCTATGCTGTTTGAGATGCCCCCAGAGGTCACAGAGGTCGAGACGAGTGGACGACATTCGCTTCCTGTCACCATCGAGCCGCTCAGACT GCCTGAGGATGATGATTTTGACATGGAGGAAGAGCTGCAAAAGCTGCACCCTCCTCCTCGGCAAGAGCTGGAGGCCGGGAGCAGGTGGGGATTTGTGGGAGACCCCATGGTTATCTTTGAGGACTCGGACAGTGAGCAAGAGGAGGATAACGACTCAGATGGACCTATTCTCTACAGAGATGATgctgatgaggatgatgaagaggatgTGCCCTTAA CTGGTCTGGCCGGCAAAGTGAAACGGAAGGACACTCTGGCTCTAAAGCTGGAGAAACAGCAGGAAAGAGAGGAGAAGCAGGGACAAGAGAACAGCACCTGGAGGAACCGGGAACAGTGGGAGGCCATGCGCAACAAGATTGGCACCACCCtcacacg GAGATTGAGTCAGAGACCAACACCAGAAGAACTTGAACAAAGAAACATTCTGCAAG CCAAGAATGAGGCAGACAGACGAGCTGAGAGAAGCGAGATCAAACGCAGACTTACAAGAAAG TTGTCTCAGAGGCCCACAGTAGCTGAGCTCCAGGCGAGAAAGATTCTACGCTTCCACGAGTATGTGGAGTGCACACACGCTGAAGACTATGACCGGCGTGCAGATAAACCCTGGACTAAACTTACACCTGCTGATAAG gcTGCCATCAGAAAGGAGCTGAATGAGTTTAAGAGTTCGGAGATGGACGTTCATGAGGACAGCAGGATGTACACCAG GTTTCATCGTCCTTAG
- the phactr4a gene encoding phosphatase and actin regulator 4A isoform X6, giving the protein MSRYLSAAAILEWKDKIADSMDEENHAVDQENISGQKKIKGAKNSQFANDDDVDNQQNSTIGNDNPSSGRDTPPSKQKGKFSNLGKIFKPWKWRKKKESSEKFKETSEVLERKISLRRPRQELIDKGVLKEISENESNNVKAPSVKNGHTLPVSGDQGSEAGSEVKSRPHGEERKSLLAPEPERRSRIPSDVTRNRQPLDVDARTRIPSDSEKRERDDARHRERRDENRERRDERDERGRRDDKEDREKRDRREERDSRADWREERERKDRREERRDVRVDKDGKVDRDQKRDDRDEREKREDRERKDIKERRDDHNKKEEPLRRDDRERRPESERRDDRERKDDKVRREDRERNRDDIARKAGRKLELPKLIRPQSEMDMRSSSSDVGQKIRPVSEIDHRSTLPRYSHTQDDPRARTGSVGVRFTPAPESKEQQPPPKQAILPPKWLMSSTESGQASSSSSSSSSSLSSSSSSSAPPIAKPPPRTASLLVDDSSRQSSVPVVSIRNQDNPPVVPDHSAPPAPAPAHTPAPAAAAPTPAPAAPPTTSDAPVPAKMPPVPPPKPTNRNSTLILQADVPPPLVVSNPVPSKRSPPIPPARMTPVTKRNLGDPSSNQAEPPARSSSPNPPPSQSEDSKHPSSTAGTVSPPPSHIPPSPPGITVEPSSPTTEPPSHPPSIPLHILIQRALNSPGPVEPNPDGNHRAHSMLFEMPPEVTEVETSGRHSLPVTIEPLRLPEDDDFDMEEELQKLHPPPRQELEAGSRWGFVGDPMVIFEDSDSEQEEDNDSDGPILYRDDADEDDEEDVPLTGLAGKVKRKDTLALKLEKQQEREEKQGQENSTWRNREQWEAMRNKIGTTLTRRLSQRPTPEELEQRNILQAKNEADRRAERSEIKRRLTRKLSQRPTVAELQARKILRFHEYVECTHAEDYDRRADKPWTKLTPADKAAIRKELNEFKSSEMDVHEDSRMYTRFHRP; this is encoded by the exons gacaaaagaaaataaaaggtgCCAAGAATTCTCAATTTGCTAACG ATGATGACGTTGACAACCAGCAGAACAGCACGATAGGGAATGACAACCCAAGCTCTGGCAGAGACACGCCTCCGTCCAAACAGAAGGGGAAGTTCTCCAACCTGGGTAAGATCTTCAAGCCCTGGaaatggaggaagaagaaggaaagcAGCGAGAAGTTCAAGGAGACGTCGGAGG TCCTGGAGAGGAAAATTTCATTGAGGAGACCCCGGCAGGAGCTGATAGACAAAGGAGTACTAAAGGAAATCTCTGAGAATG AGAGTAATAATGTGAAAGCTCCCTCAGTAAAGAATGGCCACACGCTGCCTGTATCCGGGGACCAGGGGTCAGAAGCAGGGTCAGAGGTCAAGAGCAGGCCACACGGCGAGGAACGAAAGAGCTTATTGGCACCCGAGCCTGAGCGGCGAAGCCGGATACCGTCAGATGTGACCCGTAACCGGCAGCCTCTGGACGTGGATGCCCGCACACGCATCCCATCAGACTCCGAGAAACGAGAGCGAGACGATGCAAGACACCGCGAACGGAGGGATGAGAACAGAGAACGCAGGGACGAGAGAGACGAACGCGGGAGAAGGGATGACAAAGAGGACCGGGAGAAGCGAGATAGGCGAGAGGAGCGGGATTCGAGAGCAGATTGGCGAGAAGAAAGAGAACGGAAGgacaggagagaagagagacgaGACGTCAGAGTAGATAAAGACGGGAAAGTGGACAGGGACCAAAAACGGGATGACCGGGATGAAAGAGAAAAGCGAGAGGACAGGGAAAGGAAAGATATAAAAGAGCGAAGGGATGATCACAACAAAAAGGAAGAACCTCTTCGCCGCGACGATAGAGAGAGGAGGCCTGAAAGCGAGAGGAGGGATGACAGAGAAAGGAAAGATGACAAGGTGAGAAGGGAGGAccgagaaagaaacagagatgaCATTGCGAGGAAAGCCGGGAGGAAGCTTGAGCTGCCAAAGCTGATCAGGCCTCAATCTGAGATGGATATGAGAAGCAGTTCGTCTGACGTGGGCCAGAAAATCCGGCCTGTCTCTGAAATTGACCACAGGAGCACACTGCCGCGatattcacacactcaggaTGACCCCAGGGCACGCACAG GCTCTGTGGGCGTGCGCTTCACTCCTGCCCCTGAGTCAAAGGAGCAGCAGCCTCCACCCAAACAGGCCATACTTCCCCCAAAATGGCTGATGTCCTCCACCGAATCTGGTCAggcctcatcatcatcctcctcctcctcctcctcactatcgtcatcctcctcatcctcagctCCACCCATTGCTAAGCCCCCTCCTCGCACTGCCTCTCTATTGGTGGATGACTCGTCTCGTCAGAGTTCTGTACCCGTGGTTTCAATAAGAAACCAGGACAACCCGCCTGTTGTTCCGGATCATTCTGCCCCTCCCGCCCCTGCTCCTGCTCACActcctgctcctgctgctgctgctcccaCACCTGCTCCTGCTGCACCTCCCACCACCTCTGATGCCCCTGTACCTGCTAAAATGCCACCTGTTCCCCCTCCCAAACCCACCAACCGTAATAGTACATTAATACTGCAAG CAGATGTACCCCCGCCCCTGGTAGTCTCGAACCCAGTTCCTTCAAAGCGCTCTCCTCCGATTCCTCCTGCAAGGATGACGCCAGTCACTAAACGCAACTTGGGGGACCCCTCATCCAATCAGGCTGAGCCTCCTGCCAGAAGTTCTTCCCCCAACCCTCCCCCCTCCCAGTCAGAAGACAGCAAACACCCCAGCTCTACGGCTGGAACGGTCTCTCCACCACCTAGCCATATCCCTCCGTCTCCACCAGGTATTACTGTGGAGCCTTCGAGCCCCACCACTGAGCCTCCGAGCCATCCTCCATCCATACCTTTGCACATCCTGATCCAGCGTGCACTCAACAGCCCTGGCCCTGTAGAGCCCAACCCAGATGGCAATCATAGAGCTCACTCTATGCTGTTTGAGATGCCCCCAGAGGTCACAGAGGTCGAGACGAGTGGACGACATTCGCTTCCTGTCACCATCGAGCCGCTCAGACT GCCTGAGGATGATGATTTTGACATGGAGGAAGAGCTGCAAAAGCTGCACCCTCCTCCTCGGCAAGAGCTGGAGGCCGGGAGCAGGTGGGGATTTGTGGGAGACCCCATGGTTATCTTTGAGGACTCGGACAGTGAGCAAGAGGAGGATAACGACTCAGATGGACCTATTCTCTACAGAGATGATgctgatgaggatgatgaagaggatgTGCCCTTAA CTGGTCTGGCCGGCAAAGTGAAACGGAAGGACACTCTGGCTCTAAAGCTGGAGAAACAGCAGGAAAGAGAGGAGAAGCAGGGACAAGAGAACAGCACCTGGAGGAACCGGGAACAGTGGGAGGCCATGCGCAACAAGATTGGCACCACCCtcacacg GAGATTGAGTCAGAGACCAACACCAGAAGAACTTGAACAAAGAAACATTCTGCAAG CCAAGAATGAGGCAGACAGACGAGCTGAGAGAAGCGAGATCAAACGCAGACTTACAAGAAAG TTGTCTCAGAGGCCCACAGTAGCTGAGCTCCAGGCGAGAAAGATTCTACGCTTCCACGAGTATGTGGAGTGCACACACGCTGAAGACTATGACCGGCGTGCAGATAAACCCTGGACTAAACTTACACCTGCTGATAAG gcTGCCATCAGAAAGGAGCTGAATGAGTTTAAGAGTTCGGAGATGGACGTTCATGAGGACAGCAGGATGTACACCAG GTTTCATCGTCCTTAG